The following are encoded together in the Arcticibacterium luteifluviistationis genome:
- the atpF gene encoding F0F1 ATP synthase subunit B: MELLTPGIGLIAWQALIFLTLFFVLKKFAWKGILSALGEREDEISSALKMAEETRAEMAKLKSDNEKLLAEARAERDKMIKEAKETTNRMVSEAKDKASAEANKIMSDARATLAQDRTAMISDLKKEIASLSIEIAEKVIKRELTSKDAHSNLVTELIGEANLN; this comes from the coding sequence ATGGAATTATTAACTCCCGGTATTGGTCTTATTGCTTGGCAAGCCCTTATCTTTCTTACATTGTTCTTTGTTTTAAAGAAATTTGCTTGGAAAGGTATTTTATCTGCTCTTGGTGAAAGAGAAGACGAAATTAGTTCTGCCCTGAAAATGGCTGAAGAGACCAGAGCAGAAATGGCAAAGCTGAAATCTGATAACGAAAAGTTATTGGCAGAAGCAAGAGCTGAAAGAGACAAGATGATTAAAGAAGCTAAAGAAACTACCAATAGAATGGTTTCTGAAGCTAAGGATAAAGCAAGTGCTGAAGCAAATAAAATTATGTCGGACGCTAGAGCTACTTTGGCTCAAGATAGAACGGCTATGATTTCAGATTTGAAAAAAGAAATAGCTTCTTTATCAATTGAAATTGCTGAGAAAGTAATTAAGAGAGAGTTGACCTCTAAAGATGCTCACTCTAATTTAGTGACGGAATTAATAGGAGAGGCTAACCTTAACTAA
- the atpH gene encoding ATP synthase F1 subunit delta, giving the protein MSDAVVAYRYAKALIDFAIEQKVVEDVNNDMKFFTDVCEQNSEFEAVMANPIVRHDKKRTILKNIFESRVNPVTYSIFDVLTRKNRESLIRSIASEFQKLYVKLNNIEQAIVTTVEPLTAAQREEFIKIVKDASGMTVELEERIDKELIGGYVLRVGDTQIDTSVRKKINDLKLELA; this is encoded by the coding sequence ATGTCAGACGCGGTAGTAGCTTACAGATATGCAAAGGCTTTAATTGACTTTGCGATTGAACAAAAAGTGGTAGAAGATGTCAATAATGACATGAAATTTTTTACTGATGTTTGTGAACAGAATAGTGAATTTGAGGCTGTAATGGCTAATCCTATTGTGAGACATGACAAGAAAAGGACGATTTTGAAAAATATTTTCGAATCTCGTGTTAATCCTGTGACTTATTCAATTTTTGACGTCTTAACTAGGAAGAACAGGGAAAGCCTGATAAGGTCTATCGCTTCTGAGTTTCAAAAACTGTATGTTAAGCTTAATAATATTGAGCAGGCTATCGTTACTACAGTGGAGCCTTTAACAGCTGCTCAGAGAGAGGAGTTTATTAAGATTGTTAAAGATGCAAGTGGCATGACTGTGGAATTAGAAGAAAGAATTGATAAAGAACTGATTGGAGGATATGTGCTTAGAGTAGGTGATACTCAAATAGACACTTCAGTTAGAAAAAAGATAAACGACTTGAAGCTAGAATTAGCTTAG
- the atpB gene encoding F0F1 ATP synthase subunit A, with the protein MFKKLLLTVLLSVFSTFVSFSQDEQTAPVNAVHEEADADFVERHEDHAEEAFDMGGMIMHHILDEHGWEFAHGVKLPLPVILYSQEHGIDVFSSARFDENSGVYGPYVNHHEKISLADDHHATVWDFSITKNVASLFLSAIILIAVFLAVGRGYKKNKGKAPSGIQSFFEPVILTIRDEVVKPNIGPKYKAYLPYMLTLFFFILVNNLVGLTPGAANLTGNIAVTLTLAIFTFVIVHVKANKNYWMHLVAPPGVPGWLKPLFWIIEAIGVFMKPASLTIRLFANITGGHIILLSFIGLIFLFKNYAVGGGVWAIGTMMSLIEILVAFIQAYIFTLLSSMYIGSAIEEHHDH; encoded by the coding sequence ATGTTTAAAAAGTTACTCTTAACTGTTTTATTATCAGTTTTTTCTACGTTTGTTTCATTCTCACAGGATGAGCAGACAGCACCAGTGAATGCTGTACATGAGGAGGCTGACGCCGATTTTGTAGAAAGACATGAAGATCATGCAGAAGAAGCCTTCGATATGGGAGGTATGATTATGCATCATATTCTTGACGAACACGGCTGGGAGTTTGCTCATGGAGTGAAATTGCCCTTACCTGTCATTCTTTATTCTCAAGAGCATGGTATAGATGTATTTTCATCAGCTAGATTTGATGAAAATAGTGGGGTTTACGGGCCTTATGTTAATCATCATGAAAAAATATCATTAGCAGATGATCATCATGCTACGGTGTGGGATTTCTCTATTACTAAAAACGTAGCCTCGCTTTTCTTAAGTGCTATTATTCTAATTGCGGTATTTTTGGCAGTAGGCAGAGGGTATAAAAAGAATAAAGGAAAAGCCCCTTCTGGGATTCAATCCTTCTTTGAACCTGTAATTCTTACAATTAGAGATGAAGTGGTTAAGCCTAATATTGGGCCTAAGTACAAGGCTTATTTGCCCTACATGCTAACATTGTTCTTCTTTATATTAGTGAATAACTTGGTAGGCTTAACGCCAGGTGCTGCTAACCTTACAGGTAACATCGCTGTTACTTTAACGCTAGCTATTTTTACCTTCGTTATTGTTCATGTAAAGGCTAATAAAAACTACTGGATGCACTTAGTAGCTCCTCCAGGTGTTCCAGGATGGTTAAAGCCATTGTTCTGGATAATTGAGGCTATTGGAGTTTTCATGAAACCAGCATCCTTAACTATTCGTTTATTTGCTAATATTACAGGTGGTCACATTATCCTGTTAAGTTTTATAGGCTTAATTTTCTTATTTAAGAATTATGCCGTAGGTGGTGGAGTTTGGGCCATTGGTACCATGATGTCTCTAATTGAGATATTAGTTGCTTTTATACAGGCTTATATATTTACTTTACTGTCATCAATGTATATCGGAAGTGCTATTGAAGAGCATCACGATCATTAA
- the atpE gene encoding ATP synthase F0 subunit C produces the protein MSLLNILLQAATESGAGLAAMGGAIGAGLAAIAAGIGIGKIGGSAMEGVARQPEAAGKIQSMMIIIAALIEAVALFGVVVGLLAVLG, from the coding sequence ATGTCTTTGTTAAACATTCTTTTACAAGCTGCCACTGAATCAGGTGCTGGCTTAGCTGCAATGGGTGGTGCTATCGGTGCTGGTCTTGCTGCGATCGCTGCAGGAATCGGAATTGGTAAAATTGGTGGATCTGCTATGGAGGGCGTTGCTCGTCAGCCAGAAGCTGCAGGAAAAATCCAGTCAATGATGATTATCATCGCTGCACTTATTGAGGCTGTAGCCTTATTTGGTGTGGTTGTTGGTCTTTTGGCCGTTCTTGGATAA